One region of Treponema primitia ZAS-1 genomic DNA includes:
- a CDS encoding ketoacyl-ACP synthase III — translation MAFLEFKNVRIVGISAAVPKKVVKLRSRNSGYSDEEYSNSVGVKETHVDDSFTTSDLCYYAAEKLITDLKWEKSEIDAIIFVSQFPDYILPATSPILQDRLGLSTECYAADVSLGCSGWVYGLSLISGLCNGSIKKALLMAGDARRMQDQKDPLFGYAGTVTAVEFSGGNNGFDFHFGSDGSGYDAIIIPDGGARNQFTAESLKVHADDDGISRNSLQSYIKGMDVFSFAITTAPKSIKKLAGKHSLDLKSVDYLILHQANKQINAKIAKKLDFEQDRVPESLTNYGNTSSASIPLTIVTGIGKRLQNESKRFIACGFGVGLSWGSVFFELDHCFISSLVEV, via the coding sequence ATGGCTTTTCTCGAATTTAAGAATGTCAGAATTGTTGGTATTTCCGCTGCGGTTCCTAAAAAGGTTGTAAAATTAAGATCCCGCAATTCTGGTTATTCTGATGAAGAATATAGCAATAGTGTTGGAGTTAAAGAAACACATGTCGATGACTCTTTTACAACCTCAGATTTATGTTATTATGCCGCAGAAAAATTGATTACTGATTTGAAGTGGGAGAAATCAGAAATAGATGCAATAATCTTTGTTTCGCAATTTCCTGATTACATCTTGCCTGCTACATCCCCTATTTTGCAAGATAGGCTTGGATTAAGCACAGAATGTTATGCGGCGGATGTATCTTTGGGTTGTTCTGGCTGGGTATATGGGCTAAGCCTTATTTCCGGTTTATGTAACGGTAGTATAAAAAAAGCACTGTTAATGGCCGGCGATGCCCGTAGAATGCAGGATCAAAAGGATCCTCTTTTTGGCTATGCGGGTACAGTTACCGCAGTTGAATTTTCTGGTGGAAATAATGGTTTTGATTTTCACTTTGGTTCTGATGGTAGCGGATATGACGCGATTATTATTCCTGACGGCGGCGCGAGGAATCAATTTACAGCGGAATCATTAAAAGTTCATGCAGATGATGATGGCATTAGCCGGAATAGCTTGCAATCGTATATAAAAGGGATGGATGTTTTTTCATTTGCGATAACTACGGCTCCAAAATCAATAAAAAAGTTAGCAGGGAAACATTCGCTTGATTTGAAAAGTGTTGATTATTTAATTCTGCACCAGGCCAATAAACAAATAAATGCAAAAATTGCCAAGAAGCTTGATTTCGAACAAGATAGGGTCCCCGAATCCCTAACAAATTACGGTAATACTTCTTCTGCCAGTATACCCCTTACCATAGTTACTGGTATTGGGAAACGCTTGCAAAACGAATCCAAGCGTTTTATTGCCTGTGGGTTCGGAGTTGGCTTATCCTGGGGCTCTGTTTTTTTTGAACTGGATCATTGTTTTATTTCATCCTTAGTAGAGGTTTAA
- a CDS encoding SDR family NAD(P)-dependent oxidoreductase has protein sequence MSYNPFSLAGKTILITGASSGIGRATAIECSKLGATLIITARNEERLNETFTQLEGKGHQKIIADLTINDDIDRLANVIPPLDGLVNNAGIIKTLPIQFINENDFVNILRTNTLAPVFLTQRICKKKKYNRNASFVFISSIGGVFVTTPGNAMYGMSKNAINSFMKFTALEFAPKGIRCNSVNPGTVESPLINKGTLSQEDREKNIAKYPLKRYGQPQDVAFGIIYLLSDASAWVTGASLIIDGGLAIL, from the coding sequence GTGAGTTATAATCCTTTTTCTTTAGCCGGTAAAACTATTCTGATTACCGGGGCATCATCGGGTATAGGACGGGCAACTGCCATAGAATGTTCCAAACTTGGGGCCACGCTCATTATTACTGCCAGAAATGAAGAACGGCTTAATGAAACATTTACCCAATTGGAAGGAAAAGGGCATCAAAAAATTATTGCTGATTTAACAATAAATGATGATATCGATCGATTGGCCAATGTAATTCCTCCATTGGACGGGTTAGTCAATAATGCGGGAATAATTAAAACATTACCTATTCAATTTATTAATGAAAATGACTTTGTGAATATATTAAGAACAAATACACTTGCTCCTGTTTTTTTAACACAACGTATATGCAAAAAGAAAAAATATAACAGAAATGCTTCTTTCGTTTTTATATCATCGATTGGAGGTGTTTTCGTAACTACACCCGGAAATGCAATGTATGGAATGTCAAAGAATGCAATAAACTCTTTTATGAAATTTACCGCTCTTGAATTTGCTCCAAAAGGTATCCGATGTAATAGTGTTAACCCAGGAACAGTTGAATCTCCACTAATTAATAAAGGTACTCTTTCACAAGAAGACAGAGAAAAGAATATCGCTAAATATCCTTTAAAAAGATATGGTCAACCCCAAGATGTAGCCTTTGGGATAATATATTTATTATCTGATGCTTCTGCATGGGTTACCGGCGCTAGTTTAATAATTGATGGTGGGTTAGCCATCTTATAA
- a CDS encoding 3-oxoacyl-ACP synthase III family protein yields MIKGVAACVPNRIEENRQYPGMSIEEIEKYIQVTGIERRHCTVHDGSVCTSDLCYTAAEKLLNELQWDRSEIGLLVFISHSADYRLPSTACILQDRLGLSKECMAFDSPLGCSGFVYGLSIVSSIMSLGTIKKALLLAGNTQSIFASPLDKSTALLFGDGGSACALEFDSENQDTFKFHLRSDGSGKDALIVPDGGSRNPVTENSFIMEEFEGNIKRTRLHEKMDGMAVFSFTLSDVPDAITIFHDTFAVNPEKIDYLLLHQANKFACEKIRKKLKYPPEKVPYNIHEYGNTSAASIPLLMVTEIKEALETHNLEIVMSGFGVGLSIGTAYISTHKIVCPELLYL; encoded by the coding sequence ATGATTAAAGGGGTTGCCGCCTGTGTACCAAACCGTATTGAAGAAAATCGGCAATATCCTGGAATGTCAATTGAAGAAATAGAAAAATATATTCAGGTAACTGGCATTGAAAGACGACATTGTACCGTTCACGATGGCTCAGTCTGCACATCAGATTTATGTTATACGGCAGCCGAAAAACTTTTAAATGAATTACAGTGGGATAGAAGTGAAATAGGACTTTTAGTATTCATATCCCATTCTGCCGATTATCGCCTTCCATCAACTGCATGTATTCTTCAGGATCGTTTGGGCTTATCAAAAGAATGTATGGCTTTTGATAGTCCGTTAGGTTGTTCTGGTTTTGTATATGGATTGTCTATTGTAAGTAGTATTATGAGCCTGGGAACAATCAAAAAGGCGTTATTGCTGGCAGGAAATACTCAGTCGATTTTTGCTAGCCCGTTAGATAAATCAACTGCATTACTTTTTGGCGATGGCGGATCAGCATGCGCCCTGGAGTTTGATTCTGAGAATCAGGATACTTTTAAGTTTCACTTAAGATCCGATGGTTCAGGAAAAGACGCGTTAATTGTTCCCGATGGCGGCAGTCGTAATCCGGTAACTGAAAATTCTTTTATCATGGAAGAATTTGAAGGTAATATCAAACGAACTCGATTGCATGAAAAAATGGATGGGATGGCGGTTTTTTCGTTTACCCTTTCGGATGTTCCTGATGCCATAACTATTTTTCATGATACGTTTGCTGTAAATCCTGAAAAAATAGATTATCTTTTATTGCACCAGGCAAATAAATTTGCATGTGAGAAAATACGAAAAAAATTGAAATACCCACCTGAAAAAGTACCATATAATATTCATGAATATGGCAATACCAGTGCTGCAAGTATTCCATTGCTCATGGTAACAGAAATAAAAGAAGCTCTTGAAACACACAATTTGGAAATCGTCATGAGTGGCTTTGGTGTGGGACTTTCAATAGGGACGGCATATATCAGTACTCATAAAATAGTTTGCCCTGAATTATTATATTTATAG
- a CDS encoding aldo/keto reductase family protein, producing the protein MKSQLINGIGRTPLPVIKLSNDVKIPVIGNGPGGLRHSRYDKNDNKLLHLTKRIYNKLDRKIFKEREYINAVCNAFKIGFTLFDYSAAYKNEQLIGKAIQKSGISRSDLFLTTRVTNARQVKGNIREQFLKTLEYYRTDYVDLYMFHWPVPGFYLDTWKQIEQLYKEGYCRAIGVANCHQHHLEEIFKIAEFIPQVNQFEIHPLFTQKPLIAYCKLNGIAVEAYTPIARFDERLIELPRLKKITQKYKKSIVQIVLKWHIQNGIIPVVRSLNKKHQIKNISIFDFELTEEEINIIDSFNINSRLRYDPDNCDFSVL; encoded by the coding sequence ATGAAATCACAATTGATTAATGGAATAGGTAGGACACCACTCCCGGTGATCAAATTAAGTAATGATGTAAAAATTCCTGTAATAGGTAATGGTCCTGGTGGGTTAAGACATTCGAGATACGATAAGAACGATAATAAATTATTACATTTAACTAAGCGTATTTATAATAAACTCGATCGAAAAATATTCAAAGAAAGAGAATATATTAATGCAGTATGTAATGCATTTAAAATAGGTTTTACTTTGTTCGATTACTCTGCAGCGTATAAAAATGAACAATTAATAGGCAAAGCTATTCAAAAAAGTGGTATTAGTCGAAGTGATCTCTTTTTAACTACAAGAGTAACTAATGCAAGACAGGTTAAAGGAAATATCCGGGAACAATTTCTAAAGACACTCGAATATTATAGAACGGATTATGTTGATTTGTATATGTTTCATTGGCCGGTGCCCGGCTTTTATTTAGATACATGGAAACAGATAGAACAGCTTTATAAAGAGGGCTATTGTAGAGCCATTGGGGTTGCTAATTGCCACCAACATCACCTGGAAGAAATATTTAAGATAGCAGAATTTATTCCGCAAGTTAATCAATTTGAAATCCATCCTCTATTCACTCAAAAGCCATTAATTGCGTATTGTAAATTAAATGGAATAGCCGTAGAAGCCTATACGCCAATTGCGAGATTTGATGAGAGATTAATAGAATTGCCACGGCTTAAAAAAATCACCCAAAAATATAAAAAATCAATAGTACAAATTGTTTTAAAATGGCACATTCAAAATGGAATAATACCAGTAGTTCGCTCATTAAATAAGAAACATCAAATCAAAAATATTTCTATTTTTGATTTTGAATTAACTGAGGAAGAAATAAACATAATAGATAGTTTTAATATAAATTCCAGACTAAGATATGATCCTGATAACTGTGATTTTTCCGTTTTATAG
- a CDS encoding MaoC/PaaZ C-terminal domain-containing protein: MIKTGDLYSEQILFSQDIVNLFIAISGDSNPIHTDPEAAKRAGYSDVIVPSMLPGSIFGGVFGSKFPGHGSVNLYREFTFIRPVFINVEYTMVFKVTETDTNEHTGTIKCRLKDKNGKIYIECLSKIRNNEQFVSILS; this comes from the coding sequence ATGATAAAAACAGGTGATTTATATTCTGAACAAATTTTATTCTCTCAAGATATAGTCAATTTATTTATAGCAATATCAGGTGACAGCAATCCAATTCATACGGATCCAGAGGCTGCGAAACGAGCTGGGTATTCTGATGTAATTGTTCCAAGCATGTTGCCTGGCAGTATATTTGGTGGAGTATTTGGCTCAAAATTTCCTGGGCATGGATCTGTAAATTTATATCGCGAATTTACTTTCATTCGCCCCGTTTTTATCAATGTCGAGTATACTATGGTTTTCAAAGTAACAGAAACAGATACTAATGAACACACGGGAACTATTAAATGCCGTCTCAAAGATAAAAATGGAAAAATATATATAGAATGTTTGTCAAAAATCAGAAACAATGAACAATTTGTATCAATATTAAGTTGA
- a CDS encoding 3-oxoacyl-ACP synthase III family protein gives MAKWKIKNVSLKGVAACVPKNIIRTEDIPLFSKKEELEHFLLNVGIKTRRVVEKGVCASDLCFEAAKKLIDSLGWDKNEIGALIFVSITADYRSPMTSCILQDRLGLPESCFTLDIPSACCGYPHGMTVLSSLMTSGSIRKGLLLAGDTCYQMASPEDKSRFPVFGDAGTASAFEYDELSDNIVSYAYTDGNGYEAIITPHSGFRHPVTPESFIVEDVGDGNRRAPVHALVKGMDVFSFAISKAPKLLKEVLLDNNIDKDNGINYFLLHQANQMITDKIISKTKLDKQKVPCNIEEFANTTCATIPLLMVTRIKNDLIKNDLNLILLAFGVGLTWGCVYMKTHKIVCSDLIEL, from the coding sequence ATGGCCAAATGGAAAATAAAAAATGTATCTTTAAAAGGCGTTGCAGCATGCGTCCCTAAAAATATCATACGAACTGAAGATATTCCTTTGTTTTCAAAGAAAGAAGAGCTGGAACATTTTTTACTTAATGTTGGTATTAAAACTCGTAGAGTCGTAGAAAAAGGCGTGTGTGCTTCCGATCTTTGTTTTGAAGCAGCCAAAAAATTAATAGATAGTCTGGGATGGGATAAAAATGAAATCGGCGCTTTAATATTCGTTTCAATTACTGCGGATTATCGTAGCCCCATGACATCTTGTATTTTACAGGATCGCCTAGGGCTTCCTGAATCTTGTTTTACTCTGGATATTCCATCTGCATGTTGTGGTTACCCCCATGGTATGACTGTTTTATCCAGTTTAATGACATCAGGTAGTATTAGAAAAGGATTATTATTGGCTGGGGATACCTGTTACCAAATGGCATCCCCAGAAGATAAAAGTCGGTTCCCCGTATTTGGTGATGCTGGTACAGCTTCTGCCTTTGAGTATGATGAATTATCAGACAATATAGTAAGTTATGCTTATACTGATGGGAACGGATATGAGGCAATTATAACGCCCCATAGCGGTTTTCGCCATCCAGTAACACCGGAGTCTTTTATTGTAGAAGATGTCGGAGATGGCAACCGTAGAGCGCCGGTCCATGCCTTGGTAAAAGGAATGGATGTTTTTTCTTTTGCTATATCGAAAGCGCCAAAATTATTAAAAGAAGTCCTGTTGGATAATAATATAGATAAGGATAATGGAATTAATTATTTTTTATTGCATCAGGCAAATCAGATGATTACTGATAAAATAATTTCAAAAACGAAATTAGATAAGCAAAAAGTCCCTTGTAATATTGAAGAATTTGCTAATACTACCTGTGCAACAATCCCATTGTTAATGGTTACGCGTATTAAAAATGATTTAATAAAAAACGATTTGAATCTTATTTTATTAGCCTTTGGCGTAGGGCTTACGTGGGGATGTGTATATATGAAAACGCACAAAATCGTTTGTTCTGACTTGATAGAGCTATGA
- a CDS encoding acyl carrier protein, translated as MELQEFIGKFAEQFDNTDANEFKADTEFKALDEWSSLYALTIIAMVDDEYDITLKGDDIRNSETIEDLYKVVKSKK; from the coding sequence ATGGAATTACAGGAATTTATTGGAAAATTTGCTGAGCAGTTTGATAATACTGACGCGAATGAATTCAAAGCCGATACAGAGTTTAAAGCCCTGGATGAATGGTCTTCATTGTATGCGTTAACAATTATCGCTATGGTTGACGACGAATATGATATTACCCTTAAAGGGGACGATATCCGTAATTCAGAAACCATAGAAGACTTGTATAAGGTTGTAAAGAGTAAAAAGTAA
- a CDS encoding SDR family NAD(P)-dependent oxidoreductase: MITGASSGIGYQCALDCARSGAKVILIARRKELLDDLAQNCSTASVYPYDLNDIDNIKSLMDEIKQHEGLLDGFIHAAGIEKTLPLKNLKLKNYETIYRLNFVSGLEIVKHFSNKKYHNEYAKIVFISSIVSIIGRPGIIAYAGSKGALVSAAKSIALELATKNINVNCISPGTVLTPMIQKYFDSISGEEQEKRKEGYPLGLGKPEDISYASIFLLSDAARWITGQNIIIDGGYTIR, translated from the coding sequence TTGATAACTGGCGCATCATCCGGTATTGGTTATCAATGTGCGTTAGATTGTGCCCGTTCAGGGGCTAAAGTTATTTTAATTGCCCGCAGAAAGGAATTATTGGATGACTTGGCGCAAAACTGTTCCACGGCATCTGTATATCCATATGATTTAAATGATATAGATAATATAAAGTCATTAATGGATGAAATAAAACAACATGAAGGTTTATTGGATGGATTTATTCATGCTGCAGGAATTGAAAAAACATTACCGTTAAAAAATCTCAAGTTAAAAAATTATGAAACAATTTATAGGCTAAATTTTGTAAGTGGATTAGAAATAGTAAAGCATTTCAGTAACAAAAAATATCATAACGAATATGCCAAAATAGTATTTATTTCATCAATTGTATCAATAATTGGTCGTCCTGGTATTATAGCGTATGCCGGTTCAAAAGGCGCTCTTGTTTCAGCGGCAAAATCAATTGCATTGGAATTGGCAACTAAAAACATTAATGTAAATTGCATATCACCAGGAACAGTTCTAACTCCTATGATACAGAAATATTTCGATTCAATTTCCGGGGAAGAACAGGAGAAACGCAAAGAAGGATACCCTCTCGGACTAGGAAAGCCAGAAGATATTTCGTATGCGAGCATATTTTTATTGTCCGATGCTGCCCGTTGGATAACAGGACAAAATATAATAATTGATGGTGGGTATACAATTAGATAA
- a CDS encoding Coenzyme F420 hydrogenase/dehydrogenase, beta subunit C-terminal domain: protein MISLTDKKECCGCNACGDICSQKAITFNTDNEGFWYPETDTKKCTNCGLCEKVCPVLNIEQLKKNDFEKPNCYAAIHKNLEVRFDSTSGGLFSALAEKMYKDGGYVGGAVYNGDFSVSQYISNDKQDIVHLRSSKYQQSDFAGFFNRVQDILKTEGKVLVCGCPCQMAALRTFLGKDYENLLIADFVCRGINSPLVAKKYRESLEAKYRSKVVWQKAKNKEFGWRNLTAKYRFADGQNVYITKNESLFNRGFLHTNAFCRPSCYACRFKGFPRIADITIADFWGIEKVDKSMDDNLGTSLVLVNSEKGQIFFDAIQQKIKSVRVSFELMLGGNPALIRSLGSPKINRDAFFNDLQNNDFFTIANKYFPFVQSRKERLRKALRDWRDTLVVTQFKFLPVCQFIYFNILRKNIKTKASDMGFLVPTPHTVIEIGKKADIQLNARLKIGSKKFRKSKLETRLLVENGGTLIVNNRFSFMYGSDIEIFNGGTLIINGRRGGGTNIKATIICKERIEIGDHVMMGRNVTIRDNNGDHYLSQQGYKKARPIIIGNHVWLCEGCTIMPGVKIGDGAIVGAKSVVMTNIPPFSLVSGNPAKIVQTNIYWKH, encoded by the coding sequence TTGATTAGTCTTACCGATAAAAAAGAATGTTGCGGCTGTAACGCTTGCGGTGATATTTGTTCGCAAAAAGCCATTACCTTCAACACAGACAACGAAGGATTTTGGTATCCTGAGACAGACACAAAAAAATGTACTAATTGTGGATTATGTGAGAAAGTATGTCCTGTACTTAATATAGAACAATTAAAGAAAAATGATTTTGAAAAACCGAATTGTTATGCTGCGATTCATAAAAACTTGGAAGTTCGTTTTGACAGCACATCGGGAGGGCTTTTTTCTGCATTAGCGGAAAAGATGTATAAAGATGGAGGGTACGTTGGCGGGGCTGTTTATAACGGCGATTTTTCTGTTTCACAGTATATTTCAAATGATAAACAAGATATAGTTCATCTGCGCAGCTCAAAATATCAGCAAAGCGATTTTGCTGGATTTTTCAATCGTGTTCAGGACATTCTGAAGACTGAGGGAAAAGTTTTGGTTTGCGGTTGTCCTTGTCAAATGGCGGCGTTACGGACATTTTTAGGGAAGGATTATGAAAACCTTTTGATTGCGGATTTTGTTTGCCGTGGAATTAATTCTCCCTTGGTTGCAAAAAAATACCGGGAATCTCTTGAAGCAAAATACAGGTCCAAGGTCGTTTGGCAGAAAGCAAAGAATAAGGAATTTGGATGGAGGAATTTAACTGCAAAATATCGTTTTGCCGATGGTCAGAATGTCTATATAACGAAGAATGAAAGTCTGTTTAACCGTGGATTTCTTCATACTAATGCATTTTGCCGACCTTCCTGTTACGCTTGTCGGTTTAAAGGATTTCCCCGTATCGCAGATATAACCATAGCGGATTTTTGGGGAATTGAAAAAGTTGATAAGTCAATGGATGATAATTTAGGGACTTCTCTCGTATTGGTAAATTCTGAGAAAGGGCAAATCTTTTTTGATGCTATACAACAAAAAATAAAATCAGTACGCGTTTCATTTGAATTGATGCTTGGGGGTAATCCTGCTTTAATACGTTCATTGGGTTCGCCAAAAATAAATAGAGATGCATTTTTTAATGATTTACAAAATAATGATTTCTTCACTATTGCGAATAAGTATTTTCCCTTTGTTCAGTCAAGGAAAGAGCGATTAAGAAAGGCACTGAGGGATTGGCGAGACACACTTGTTGTAACACAGTTCAAATTTTTACCTGTCTGCCAGTTTATATATTTCAATATTTTAAGAAAAAACATTAAAACTAAAGCGTCTGATATGGGATTTTTAGTCCCAACACCGCATACAGTTATAGAAATTGGAAAGAAAGCTGATATTCAATTGAATGCCCGTTTAAAGATCGGCTCAAAGAAGTTTCGTAAATCAAAACTGGAGACACGATTATTAGTCGAAAATGGCGGAACCTTGATAGTTAATAACCGGTTTAGTTTTATGTATGGTTCTGATATAGAGATATTTAACGGCGGAACATTAATTATTAATGGCAGAAGAGGCGGTGGAACAAATATAAAGGCAACAATAATATGCAAAGAAAGAATTGAAATTGGCGATCATGTTATGATGGGTAGGAATGTTACCATAAGAGATAATAATGGGGACCACTATCTGTCACAGCAAGGATACAAGAAAGCAAGGCCTATTATTATTGGAAACCATGTATGGCTCTGTGAGGGTTGTACCATAATGCCGGGAGTTAAGATTGGAGACGGTGCAATTGTGGGAGCAAAATCGGTTGTTATGACCAATATACCTCCCTTTTCTCTAGTGTCTGGTAATCCCGCTAAAATTGTTCAGACCAATATATATTGGAAACATTAA
- a CDS encoding SDR family NAD(P)-dependent oxidoreductase: MDNFNPFTLCGKVILITGASSGIGKSMAIECSKMGATLVITGRNEERLKETFQKLQGNGHQMVATDLSNIAQISKTWSDDNFSPFDGIVLNAGVNDKSPIKFISEKKIDHIFKINFYAPALLIQTILKNKKINDNASIIMISSVATNLAAISNALYAASKGAINSFMKVLALELSPRRIRVNCIQPGMVRTDILSKYALQEELESWEKTYPLGRFGQPEDIAFPVIYLLSDAAKWVTGSIFTIDGGITLK; this comes from the coding sequence ATGGATAATTTTAACCCTTTTACTTTATGTGGCAAAGTGATTTTGATAACTGGTGCGTCATCAGGTATAGGAAAAAGCATGGCAATAGAATGCTCAAAAATGGGCGCCACGCTGGTGATAACTGGACGAAATGAGGAACGTTTAAAAGAAACATTTCAGAAACTTCAGGGAAATGGCCATCAAATGGTAGCTACTGATTTATCAAATATAGCGCAGATTTCTAAAACATGGAGTGATGACAACTTTTCTCCCTTTGACGGAATTGTATTAAATGCGGGTGTCAATGATAAATCACCTATAAAATTTATTTCCGAGAAAAAAATAGACCATATTTTTAAAATAAACTTTTATGCGCCAGCATTACTGATACAAACCATATTAAAAAACAAAAAGATTAATGATAATGCTTCAATAATTATGATCTCGTCAGTAGCCACTAATTTGGCAGCGATTTCAAATGCCCTGTATGCTGCTTCAAAAGGCGCTATAAACTCATTTATGAAGGTGTTGGCCCTGGAACTATCCCCCAGAAGAATACGGGTTAATTGCATACAGCCCGGTATGGTTCGAACGGATATTTTAAGCAAATATGCTTTGCAAGAAGAACTGGAAAGCTGGGAAAAAACGTATCCCTTGGGAAGATTTGGTCAACCCGAGGATATTGCTTTTCCAGTAATATATCTTTTATCCGATGCCGCTAAGTGGGTAACAGGAAGTATTTTTACCATAGACGGCGGAATAACATTGAAGTAA
- a CDS encoding ABC transporter ATP-binding protein produces MNPIAKLIALFTKQERRRLVPITFAILSVSVLEIAGVGSLGPFMAVIADQTVIHRQPVLAFFYRLGHFQSDRAFVIFLGIAVFTVILVSTAFRMIVLYGMSRFVANRRYALGVRLFRQYLYQPYQFFLHHNSGELSKNLLAEVDSVINGVMRPIINIFIHGMLSLAIFVLLVVINPVVAVASFGIFGLAYALLYGVIRKRLSRHGKEVREANRLRFKTANEAFGGIKDVKILGKEPFFSYAYSVAAKRYAATQAANHILSTIPSQAIQSLAMGFAIALVIILLIVHGTVAEVLPLITVYAYAIMRMMPNLRGIFHDAVQMRYHSFTVDALFQDMTTLPQPPQMPDKKAMKAAPDVLPFTHGIVLQQLEYSYPTSREPVLKQLNLSISRNTSVAFVGATGCGKTTLVDVIMGLLKPTGGAILADETPVTSLTDEDTRKRVAAWQRNFGYVPQQIFLSDDTVAANIAFGLPQDMRDSISIERAARAANLHEFITTELPEGYDTVVGERGIRLSGGQRQRVGIARALYHDPNILVMDEATSALDSLTEDAVMEAIRNLTHTKTIILIAHRLTTVQGCDVIYLMEKGRIIAQGSYKELLENSPQFRAMAKVK; encoded by the coding sequence ATGAACCCCATCGCTAAACTTATAGCCCTGTTTACCAAACAGGAGCGGCGGCGGCTTGTTCCCATAACCTTTGCCATCCTGAGCGTTTCAGTACTGGAGATTGCGGGTGTCGGCTCCCTGGGGCCGTTTATGGCGGTGATCGCCGATCAGACCGTCATACACCGCCAGCCCGTGCTGGCGTTTTTTTATCGGCTGGGGCATTTCCAAAGCGACCGGGCCTTTGTTATATTCCTGGGTATCGCCGTTTTTACCGTAATATTGGTTTCCACGGCTTTCAGGATGATCGTTTTGTACGGGATGTCCCGGTTTGTGGCGAACCGGCGGTATGCTCTAGGGGTACGGCTATTTCGTCAGTATTTATACCAGCCCTATCAGTTTTTCCTGCACCATAATAGCGGTGAGCTGTCAAAGAACCTCCTGGCCGAGGTAGACTCGGTTATCAACGGGGTCATGCGACCCATTATCAATATTTTTATTCACGGGATGCTGTCCCTTGCCATTTTTGTCCTCCTGGTAGTCATTAACCCGGTTGTGGCGGTCGCCAGTTTTGGTATATTCGGCCTGGCCTATGCTCTGCTCTACGGAGTGATACGGAAGCGGCTTTCCCGGCACGGCAAGGAAGTACGGGAGGCAAACCGGCTGCGGTTTAAGACCGCCAACGAAGCCTTTGGGGGCATTAAGGATGTGAAGATCCTGGGGAAGGAACCCTTCTTTTCCTATGCGTACAGTGTTGCTGCAAAGCGGTATGCGGCGACCCAGGCGGCGAATCACATCTTGTCTACTATACCGAGTCAGGCTATACAGTCGCTTGCGATGGGGTTTGCGATTGCGCTGGTTATTATACTCCTGATAGTACATGGCACCGTTGCAGAAGTACTGCCGCTTATAACGGTCTACGCCTATGCCATCATGCGGATGATGCCCAATTTGCGGGGCATATTTCACGATGCGGTACAGATGCGTTACCACAGTTTTACGGTGGATGCCCTGTTCCAGGATATGACAACCCTGCCGCAGCCGCCGCAGATGCCGGATAAGAAGGCGATGAAGGCGGCTCCTGATGTGCTGCCCTTTACCCATGGGATAGTTTTACAGCAGCTTGAGTATTCCTATCCGACATCCCGGGAGCCGGTGTTAAAGCAGCTTAACCTGAGTATTTCCCGGAACACTTCGGTTGCCTTTGTGGGCGCCACGGGCTGCGGTAAGACCACCCTGGTGGACGTTATCATGGGGCTTTTAAAGCCAACCGGCGGGGCGATTCTTGCCGATGAGACGCCGGTAACGTCCCTGACTGATGAGGACACCCGGAAGCGGGTCGCCGCATGGCAGCGGAACTTTGGGTATGTACCTCAGCAGATATTCTTAAGCGACGACACGGTAGCGGCGAATATAGCCTTTGGTCTGCCGCAGGATATGCGGGACAGCATATCAATTGAACGGGCAGCCCGCGCGGCGAATCTGCATGAGTTTATAACCACGGAGCTGCCTGAGGGTTATGACACGGTGGTGGGGGAACGTGGTATTAGGCTGTCCGGGGGACAGCGGCAGCGGGTGGGGATAGCCCGGGCTTTGTATCATGACCCAAACATCCTGGTGATGGACGAAGCCACCAGCGCCCTGGATTCGCTGACTGAAGATGCGGTTATGGAGGCTATACGCAACCTGACCCATACCAAAACGATAATACTGATAGCCCACCGGCTTACCACGGTACAGGGGTGTGATGTTATTTACCTGATGGAGAAAGGGCGGATCATAGCACAGGGGAGTTACAAGGAATTGTTGGAGAACAGCCCACAGTTCAGGGCAATGGCGAAGGTGAAATGA